Proteins encoded in a region of the Ruegeria sp. AD91A genome:
- a CDS encoding APC family permease: protein MNSVDPNEQKLRRALTTPLLTLYGLGVTVGAGIYVLVGATADIAGPFAAFSFVVAALVVSLTALSYAELATQFPVSAGEAAYVEAGFQKRWMAVFVGLAVAASGIISASAVAIGAASYLHALTGFAIPVLTISVVLIMGLIALWGITESVFVAAVITIIEIAGLLFVIGWGMSIQDPQGYGISSMLPPLELDAWRGIFAASLLAFFAFVGFEDMANVAEEVKDPVRTIPKAIMLTLVLATVLYLGTSMTVLLVVPIDVLSTSAAPLALVFSNAPEVIKQGFSAVAILATVNGVLIQMIMASRVIYGLADRDHLPKVLAIVPKATQTPVVATLLVVAIIVLLTQTVPIGTLAERTSQIVLGVFVLVNISLIQLKMQPDEAAKHFRVPIVVPILGVITSALLFGSGFL from the coding sequence ATGAACTCTGTTGATCCAAACGAACAGAAACTCAGACGAGCCCTTACTACCCCGTTGCTCACGCTTTATGGCCTTGGGGTAACGGTCGGAGCGGGCATTTACGTTTTAGTCGGCGCAACAGCAGACATTGCCGGACCGTTTGCGGCGTTTTCGTTCGTTGTAGCCGCGCTTGTCGTATCACTCACCGCGCTTTCGTATGCAGAACTCGCAACACAATTTCCTGTCAGCGCAGGTGAAGCCGCCTATGTTGAGGCGGGATTTCAGAAGAGATGGATGGCGGTTTTCGTCGGGCTCGCGGTCGCAGCTTCGGGGATTATCTCGGCCTCTGCTGTTGCAATTGGCGCAGCGTCATACCTGCACGCTTTAACCGGATTTGCGATCCCTGTTTTGACCATCAGCGTCGTTTTGATTATGGGTCTAATCGCGCTTTGGGGGATCACTGAGTCGGTCTTCGTTGCGGCTGTCATTACAATCATCGAGATCGCAGGCCTTCTCTTTGTGATTGGCTGGGGTATGTCGATTCAAGATCCGCAGGGATACGGGATCAGTTCAATGCTTCCCCCGCTTGAACTCGACGCGTGGAGAGGCATTTTCGCGGCATCACTCCTCGCCTTCTTTGCATTTGTTGGCTTCGAGGACATGGCCAATGTCGCGGAAGAGGTTAAAGACCCCGTGCGCACCATCCCAAAAGCGATTATGCTAACACTCGTTCTGGCAACCGTGTTGTATCTTGGAACCTCAATGACGGTTCTACTTGTTGTTCCGATCGATGTTCTTTCGACGTCCGCAGCACCCCTCGCGCTTGTGTTTTCAAACGCCCCCGAGGTGATTAAACAGGGCTTTTCCGCAGTCGCGATTTTGGCGACAGTCAATGGAGTACTTATCCAGATGATCATGGCCTCGCGGGTGATCTACGGACTAGCAGACCGTGACCATTTGCCGAAGGTTCTGGCGATAGTGCCTAAAGCAACGCAGACACCCGTTGTTGCTACTTTGTTGGTCGTGGCAATCATCGTTCTGCTGACCCAAACTGTGCCGATTGGGACTCTGGCAGAGCGCACATCCCAGATCGTTCTGGGCGTCTTTGTGCTCGTTAACATTTCGCTGATCCAGCTGAAGATGCAGCCGGACGAGGCCGCCAAGCATTTCCGCGTTCCTATTGTGGTACCGATCCTTGGGGTGATCACCAGTGCATTGCTTTTCGGATCTGGATTTCTCTAA
- a CDS encoding c-type cytochrome: MQIVSGILLALFVTGPVLAQDVSVDEGRDLYRTYCWQCHGFEATGDGPMAEMLAIRTSDLTKLAGQNDGVYPIDRIAEQIDGRSQLLAHGGEMPIFGAVFETDQQIAVALPNGQRIMVGLPLANLLAFLESIQTD; encoded by the coding sequence ATGCAGATTGTTAGCGGGATTTTACTGGCACTGTTCGTCACGGGACCCGTTCTGGCGCAGGACGTCAGCGTCGATGAGGGACGTGATTTGTATCGGACGTATTGCTGGCAATGTCACGGTTTCGAAGCGACCGGAGACGGGCCAATGGCGGAAATGCTGGCTATTCGAACGTCCGACCTCACCAAGTTGGCGGGCCAAAACGACGGTGTGTATCCAATAGATCGCATAGCTGAACAGATTGATGGTCGTTCACAATTGCTCGCCCATGGTGGCGAAATGCCAATCTTTGGCGCGGTGTTTGAGACAGACCAACAAATCGCGGTGGCTTTGCCCAATGGGCAACGGATAATGGTAGGCCTGCCGTTGGCGAATTTGCTCGCCTTTTTGGAATCGATCCAGACTGACTAG
- a CDS encoding universal stress protein: protein MQHRTVAYYVGVDTDDASILECAETARNQNSHLNCVLIADLPNLPYLKYGSNRFVETGLPSNWLDVLYGKNAALKSRATEVEALLVGQGVSANVNAFMGSGTELQHLVAGEANSSDIAFLDAELRKDPDLFHKIAYGVLFHSPVALMVNGDPFAQRDCIFLAWNDSLPASRAAHLALPILLAANEVVIGCFDLPTPDDVEGQVPGTDLAGWLSHHGCTVTVSQFPRGGNSIEHCIQERARELGADLVIMGAYGHSHLRQSVFGGTTQAMLEQTRLPVLFGH from the coding sequence ATGCAACACAGAACAGTGGCCTATTATGTAGGAGTTGATACTGACGACGCGTCGATTTTGGAATGCGCTGAAACTGCCCGTAACCAGAACAGTCACTTGAATTGCGTGTTGATCGCGGACTTGCCCAACCTGCCTTACCTAAAGTATGGATCAAACAGGTTCGTTGAGACGGGTCTTCCTTCAAACTGGTTGGATGTTCTTTACGGAAAAAATGCCGCCTTGAAGTCCCGCGCCACAGAAGTTGAAGCGCTTTTGGTCGGGCAGGGCGTATCTGCAAATGTAAATGCCTTTATGGGATCTGGAACAGAGTTACAGCATCTTGTGGCAGGCGAAGCCAATAGTTCAGATATCGCCTTTCTAGACGCTGAATTGCGAAAGGACCCCGATCTATTCCATAAGATCGCGTACGGAGTATTGTTTCATTCACCGGTCGCCCTGATGGTCAATGGAGATCCGTTTGCCCAACGCGACTGCATTTTTTTAGCATGGAATGATAGCCTGCCTGCGTCTAGGGCTGCGCATTTAGCTTTACCCATTCTTCTGGCGGCCAACGAAGTTGTGATTGGGTGTTTTGATTTGCCGACGCCTGATGACGTAGAAGGTCAAGTGCCCGGAACTGACCTAGCTGGATGGCTCAGCCATCACGGTTGCACCGTGACCGTCTCGCAGTTCCCGCGCGGCGGGAATTCAATAGAACATTGCATTCAGGAACGCGCACGAGAATTGGGGGCCGACCTCGTTATTATGGGCGCTTACGGGCATTCCCATTTGCGTCAGTCGGTATTTGGGGGAACGACGCAAGCAATGTTGGAGCAGACAAGGTTGCCAGTGCTTTTCGGACACTGA
- a CDS encoding MOSC domain-containing protein, which produces MNGLTIVRISRYPIKGLSPEPLNTVLLSAGEGIPGDRLFGFARYNSGFDPTAPKPLPKDRFVVLLKEAGLAGLKSRFDAATRQLEIDVDGSTHYFNMSEPQGETDAARLLYDTLGLQDPEPPRFVSSHPHRFTDVSVVSPKMMNAISVLNLSSVDALSRKLGTDIHPARFRANIEIDGLPPFSELDAVGSTFVFGNVRLRILSRTKRCAATEVNPETAQRDLKIPFILRKHLGHMDMGVYVEVLDGGTLSVGQNGKRLQK; this is translated from the coding sequence AGCGCTGGCGAGGGTATTCCTGGTGACCGCCTTTTCGGCTTTGCTCGCTACAATTCCGGCTTTGATCCAACTGCCCCCAAGCCACTTCCCAAAGACCGCTTTGTTGTGTTGCTGAAAGAAGCCGGACTAGCCGGCCTCAAGTCACGTTTCGACGCCGCAACTCGGCAGTTGGAAATTGATGTGGACGGCAGCACCCACTACTTCAACATGAGTGAACCCCAGGGAGAAACAGACGCCGCCAGACTCCTTTACGATACGCTGGGCCTACAGGATCCTGAACCGCCAAGATTCGTGTCTTCGCACCCACATCGTTTCACTGATGTTTCAGTCGTTTCACCGAAGATGATGAATGCGATATCGGTTCTCAATTTAAGCTCTGTTGATGCGTTAAGCAGAAAGCTGGGCACAGACATCCACCCGGCCAGATTTCGGGCGAATATTGAAATTGATGGATTACCTCCGTTTTCTGAGCTGGACGCTGTCGGTTCCACCTTTGTTTTCGGCAATGTCAGGCTGCGAATACTTTCGCGGACGAAGAGATGCGCCGCTACCGAAGTGAATCCTGAGACGGCCCAACGAGACTTGAAAATCCCGTTCATACTTCGAAAGCACCTGGGCCATATGGATATGGGTGTTTACGTTGAGGTGCTGGATGGCGGCACCCTTTCTGTGGGCCAAAATGGGAAACGCTTGCAGAAATGA
- a CDS encoding phasin family protein, which produces MPTTKSNTNSPTSLLDAFKQMQPPMSGNPAFGAQIEQFWDAQEKLLEETEAFAQHWFEGRHEAVRTALKAARNVSSANPSDPLKALQSMAEWQRHSAERLVADAQEWFETVSRCSSYVAKTEAEAVKKTVDDVVAATKSAGKSSKSEPV; this is translated from the coding sequence ATGCCGACAACGAAATCTAACACAAATAGCCCGACCTCACTTTTGGATGCTTTCAAGCAAATGCAGCCGCCCATGTCCGGCAATCCGGCCTTCGGTGCCCAGATCGAACAATTTTGGGATGCACAAGAAAAACTGCTCGAAGAAACAGAGGCCTTTGCGCAGCATTGGTTCGAAGGGCGTCATGAGGCAGTCCGAACGGCTCTAAAAGCTGCACGCAATGTGTCTTCCGCGAACCCGTCCGATCCATTGAAAGCCCTTCAGAGCATGGCGGAATGGCAGCGCCATTCGGCTGAGCGGTTGGTTGCTGACGCGCAGGAGTGGTTCGAAACCGTGTCCCGTTGTTCATCTTATGTCGCTAAAACCGAAGCTGAAGCTGTTAAGAAAACAGTTGATGATGTTGTAGCCGCTACAAAGAGCGCGGGGAAATCTTCAAAGTCTGAGCCTGTGTAG
- a CDS encoding universal stress protein: protein MYKNILIPVALDQEHDTQASFETARQLADTDAVFTVVHVQEPIPAYVWSQIPSEVLAHTRHEILENLHQTASEIPGAKVQLISGHAGRAIVDFANQIDVDCIVLASHKPGFEDIFLGSTANRVVHHASCSVHVIR, encoded by the coding sequence ATGTACAAGAATATCCTGATCCCGGTTGCTCTGGACCAAGAACACGACACACAAGCGTCGTTTGAGACGGCGCGCCAATTGGCTGATACGGACGCTGTTTTCACCGTTGTACACGTCCAAGAGCCCATTCCGGCATATGTATGGTCTCAGATTCCAAGCGAAGTGCTTGCACATACGCGGCATGAGATATTGGAAAACCTGCATCAGACTGCCTCTGAAATTCCAGGCGCGAAGGTACAGCTCATCTCCGGGCATGCGGGTAGGGCTATTGTCGACTTCGCAAATCAGATCGACGTTGATTGCATAGTCTTGGCTTCGCACAAGCCGGGATTCGAGGATATTTTTCTAGGTTCCACTGCGAACAGAGTTGTGCATCATGCCAGTTGTTCGGTTCACGTAATTCGGTGA
- a CDS encoding trypsin-like peptidase domain-containing protein: protein MRKPEESGMTPSGNGGEGEVRAFLESLTGPSRGNVNWLFDKTLTVSVDGGRVLSLRPRDDLPPHDNDIATLHWADEGYTITASAGRNVWVNGQNASSASLRHGDMIEFGAKGPMSRYRLCDHSFPAHHTVEDILSDAYAYTRTSRRPFAKKMSGALRDSGRRLASQTTVLFRITVLATLFVIAGFGYLLYQNDQRLADSIEQESRKIEAVAFLLAQTREDALTPDDLASLRDAFENQVLSTEQRLGTLEQRAGAPTRVIAASTRSVAFLQGAYGLRHVESGKILRHVLGPKEENLKTPFGQPWIEPDGTGEPAEFQFTGTGFLIEGGSLMVTNRHVALPWTSGDREKALNDAGLEPEMLRLLAYLPDQTEPIEARLVRFSDVADLAILAVEPSRVQGLGIPLADAASRVGEELYLLGYPTGLKALIAQAGPGFLEELEAEGTLNFWSIASRLSTQSKIHPLASRGIVARISGSAIVYDAETTTGGSGGPALNRRGEVVAINAAILPEFGGSNIGVPVSHLRALLGEVESQ from the coding sequence ATGCGAAAACCAGAAGAGAGCGGCATGACACCCTCAGGGAATGGTGGTGAAGGTGAGGTACGGGCCTTTCTGGAGAGCCTGACAGGTCCATCGCGCGGAAACGTGAACTGGCTTTTCGATAAAACCCTAACTGTTTCAGTTGACGGTGGAAGGGTGCTAAGCCTTCGACCTAGGGATGACCTGCCTCCCCATGATAACGATATTGCCACCCTACATTGGGCTGACGAAGGTTACACGATAACCGCGTCAGCAGGGCGCAATGTATGGGTAAACGGGCAAAATGCCTCATCGGCGTCTCTGAGGCATGGCGACATGATCGAGTTCGGCGCAAAGGGCCCAATGTCTCGATACAGATTGTGCGACCACTCATTTCCCGCACATCACACAGTCGAAGATATCCTCAGTGACGCATATGCTTACACCCGAACGAGCCGTCGACCTTTCGCTAAAAAGATGTCTGGTGCCCTGCGCGATAGCGGGCGGCGTCTTGCGTCTCAAACCACGGTACTGTTCAGGATCACGGTTCTTGCCACGCTTTTTGTGATCGCGGGGTTTGGGTACCTGCTTTATCAAAACGACCAGCGCTTGGCGGATAGTATCGAACAGGAGTCCCGCAAGATCGAAGCGGTCGCGTTTCTGCTCGCCCAGACGAGAGAAGATGCACTTACGCCTGATGACTTGGCTTCGTTGCGTGACGCTTTTGAGAACCAGGTTTTGTCGACCGAGCAGCGTCTTGGAACCTTGGAGCAACGGGCAGGGGCTCCCACGCGGGTGATCGCTGCCTCCACTCGATCCGTCGCTTTCCTTCAGGGGGCTTATGGGTTGCGCCACGTGGAAAGCGGGAAGATTTTGCGGCACGTGCTGGGGCCGAAGGAAGAAAACCTGAAAACCCCGTTTGGCCAGCCTTGGATCGAACCGGACGGGACCGGCGAACCTGCGGAATTTCAGTTCACCGGAACCGGGTTTCTGATTGAAGGGGGCTCATTGATGGTCACTAACCGTCATGTTGCGTTGCCTTGGACCTCAGGGGATCGAGAGAAGGCGTTGAACGACGCTGGTCTCGAGCCTGAAATGTTGAGGCTGCTGGCCTATTTGCCTGATCAGACCGAACCAATAGAGGCGCGTTTGGTCAGGTTCAGTGACGTGGCAGACTTGGCGATTTTGGCAGTTGAGCCAAGCCGCGTTCAGGGCCTCGGAATTCCGTTGGCGGATGCCGCATCGCGCGTCGGCGAAGAGCTTTACCTGTTGGGATATCCAACGGGTTTGAAAGCTTTGATCGCGCAGGCTGGGCCAGGCTTTTTAGAGGAATTGGAAGCAGAAGGAACGTTGAACTTCTGGTCGATAGCGTCCCGGCTTTCTACACAAAGCAAGATACACCCGTTGGCAAGCAGAGGGATCGTTGCGCGGATAAGTGGGAGCGCCATCGTTTATGATGCCGAGACCACGACCGGTGGGAGCGGGGGCCCTGCATTGAATCGGCGGGGTGAAGTCGTTGCCATCAATGCTGCGATCCTGCCCGAGTTCGGAGGCTCAAACATCGGCGTCCCGGTCTCACATCTCAGAGCTCTGCTAGGAGAGGTAGAAAGCCAGTGA
- a CDS encoding nuclear transport factor 2 family protein, whose translation MEELIEIGRSFVQAMRERRGLGSVDEMYAENAQSIEAVVPPVRQFRVSKGREAIKGKREDWLASHEIQELEVDGPYVHPPNRFGVRFRAEVIQKATGERMTLREIAVYSVAEGKIVLEEFFMLPN comes from the coding sequence ATGGAAGAGTTGATTGAAATCGGTAGGTCCTTCGTTCAGGCCATGCGTGAGCGCAGGGGCCTTGGAAGTGTTGATGAAATGTATGCCGAAAACGCACAGTCGATAGAGGCTGTCGTGCCTCCAGTTCGACAATTCCGCGTTTCAAAGGGGCGAGAAGCCATCAAGGGAAAAAGAGAGGATTGGTTGGCGTCGCATGAAATCCAAGAACTAGAAGTGGATGGCCCCTACGTCCACCCACCCAACCGCTTTGGAGTCCGCTTCAGAGCTGAAGTGATTCAGAAGGCTACGGGTGAGCGTATGACCCTGCGCGAGATCGCAGTGTATTCGGTGGCGGAAGGCAAGATTGTGCTGGAAGAGTTCTTCATGCTGCCGAACTAA
- a CDS encoding cation:proton antiporter, protein MHIAGFLITLGVLFLAGLAADQLGRATHLPRVTTLLFLGLIAGNAGMGLIPIDFAMWFDEISIVALTMVAFLLGGSLTRENLVRHGRAILTISISIVVATLVIVSAGLAAIGVPFGLALVLAAIATATAPAAMTDVIKQSGVSSSFTETLKGVVAIDDAWGLIVFSIALVLAGHSDGWATVTTTAMWDFGGAILLGFALGTPSAYLTGRLNPGEPMQAEAVGIVFLTAGLALWLEVSFLVAGMVAGAVIGNLARHHNRAFHEIEHIQWPFMILFFLLAGATLDIEAFGLMGWAGALFLILRAVARLVGGYCGARLGGLPRRQTHWYGPALLPQAGVAVGMALVAGEQFPNWAASIMAFTLASTVAFEVLGPPLTLMSIRRTADTD, encoded by the coding sequence ATGCACATTGCCGGCTTTCTGATTACCCTTGGTGTCCTCTTCCTTGCCGGATTGGCGGCCGACCAACTTGGCCGGGCCACGCATCTTCCTCGTGTTACAACCTTACTCTTCCTCGGTCTGATCGCAGGGAACGCTGGAATGGGGTTAATCCCCATCGACTTTGCAATGTGGTTCGACGAGATATCCATTGTGGCCTTGACGATGGTCGCGTTCCTTCTTGGAGGATCTTTGACCCGCGAGAACCTGGTTCGGCATGGTCGAGCCATTCTGACGATTTCGATTTCAATCGTGGTTGCAACCCTTGTTATTGTGTCTGCTGGACTGGCCGCGATTGGCGTACCGTTCGGGTTGGCGTTGGTGCTGGCGGCAATTGCCACGGCTACAGCTCCGGCCGCTATGACAGACGTGATCAAACAATCCGGGGTGTCCAGCAGCTTCACTGAGACATTAAAAGGCGTAGTCGCAATAGATGACGCTTGGGGTCTGATCGTTTTCAGCATCGCCTTGGTTCTGGCCGGTCATTCGGACGGTTGGGCCACCGTCACGACCACAGCGATGTGGGACTTCGGAGGGGCGATACTGTTGGGTTTCGCTCTAGGCACGCCATCCGCTTACCTGACCGGCCGCTTAAACCCGGGAGAGCCAATGCAGGCAGAAGCAGTGGGCATAGTCTTTCTTACAGCGGGCCTCGCGCTTTGGCTGGAGGTTTCATTCTTGGTAGCAGGCATGGTTGCGGGCGCAGTTATCGGGAATCTTGCCCGCCATCACAACCGTGCTTTTCATGAGATCGAGCACATTCAGTGGCCATTCATGATCCTGTTCTTCCTGTTGGCTGGCGCCACATTGGATATCGAAGCCTTCGGCTTGATGGGCTGGGCTGGTGCTCTTTTCCTGATCTTGCGCGCCGTTGCCCGCCTTGTCGGGGGTTATTGCGGAGCGAGACTGGGCGGCCTGCCTCGCCGTCAGACCCACTGGTACGGTCCCGCTTTGTTGCCACAAGCTGGTGTCGCGGTAGGAATGGCACTCGTTGCCGGAGAGCAATTTCCGAATTGGGCCGCGTCCATCATGGCCTTTACTCTAGCCAGCACTGTGGCCTTCGAAGTGTTGGGGCCGCCACTGACTCTCATGTCAATCAGACGCACGGCTGATACGGATTAG
- a CDS encoding DUF3604 domain-containing protein — protein sequence MFRFASVLTILLAFCAHAEDIPSTQPGDRQYSPYPRQSFPNQVFFGDTHLHTSYSADAGMIGNVLGPDEAYRFAKGEVVISSTGVEARLRRPLDFLVVADHAENLGLAPLLAAKDATLLTTEFGQQLNAAVEAGDPAGAWSIWSAAKSSGTDPLADYQEIYETAWSSVTAAAETHNQPGLFSALIGFEWTSNPQRNNLHRNVIFNGGKEGADKIIPFSNFDSFDPEDLWVWMEQAEKTTGQKLLAIPHNGNLSNGLMFDEARLSGEPFDVEYFDQRAKWEPIYEITQMKGDGETHPMLSPDDEFADFETWDKGQLGPEPKTPEMLPREYARAALRRGLGYEAETGTNPFKFGVIGSTDAHTSLSTVGEDNFFGKVAAVEPTADPIRFEEVVGGIGGDEKVAQYAWQTSASGMAAVWARENTREAIWDALARKEVYATTGPRMRVRVFAGYDFEETDLPRADFAAYGYERGVPMGADLQADNNGRSPRFLVRALRDPDGANLDRIQIVKGWLNSDGTTSERVYDISCGERELVNAKCGGPVGDTVDVESATWTNDIGQAILAGYWEDPDYDPEQSSFYYARVLAIPTPRWTTYDAIVFGSEIPDEAPRSIQERAYTSPIWHTP from the coding sequence CTGTTCTTACCATATTGCTTGCTTTTTGCGCGCATGCCGAGGACATACCGAGCACTCAACCCGGCGACAGGCAGTATTCACCTTATCCACGGCAGAGCTTCCCCAATCAGGTCTTTTTTGGCGACACTCATTTGCATACGTCCTACTCTGCAGATGCCGGTATGATCGGCAATGTGCTAGGCCCTGATGAAGCGTACCGCTTTGCCAAGGGCGAGGTGGTGATATCCAGCACCGGTGTCGAAGCTAGGCTGCGCAGACCATTGGACTTTTTGGTGGTTGCCGATCATGCTGAGAACTTGGGTCTCGCGCCGCTGTTGGCAGCGAAAGACGCCACGCTTCTCACGACTGAATTTGGGCAACAACTTAATGCTGCCGTTGAGGCTGGTGATCCCGCTGGTGCATGGTCGATTTGGAGTGCCGCCAAATCGTCTGGTACAGACCCTTTGGCGGACTATCAGGAAATTTATGAGACCGCCTGGAGCAGTGTCACAGCTGCGGCTGAAACACACAATCAACCGGGGTTGTTTTCCGCGTTAATCGGGTTTGAATGGACGTCAAATCCACAGAGAAACAATCTGCATCGGAACGTAATATTCAATGGCGGGAAAGAGGGCGCCGACAAAATCATCCCGTTCTCAAATTTTGATAGCTTTGATCCTGAAGACCTTTGGGTGTGGATGGAACAAGCCGAAAAGACAACCGGCCAAAAGCTACTAGCCATCCCGCACAATGGTAACTTGTCGAACGGATTGATGTTCGATGAAGCCCGTTTGTCGGGGGAACCGTTCGATGTTGAGTACTTTGATCAGCGTGCCAAGTGGGAGCCTATCTATGAGATCACGCAAATGAAAGGTGACGGCGAAACACACCCGATGCTATCGCCAGATGACGAATTTGCTGACTTCGAGACATGGGACAAAGGGCAGCTTGGGCCTGAGCCCAAGACACCTGAAATGCTCCCACGAGAATATGCGCGCGCCGCCTTGCGCAGAGGACTGGGATACGAGGCGGAAACGGGAACAAACCCATTTAAGTTCGGCGTAATTGGCTCGACAGATGCGCACACGTCGCTTTCTACTGTTGGCGAGGACAATTTCTTCGGAAAAGTGGCTGCCGTTGAACCCACTGCGGACCCGATCCGATTCGAAGAAGTCGTGGGCGGCATCGGTGGGGACGAGAAGGTTGCCCAATATGCATGGCAAACTTCGGCGTCGGGAATGGCGGCAGTTTGGGCAAGAGAAAACACACGCGAGGCCATTTGGGACGCTCTTGCTCGGAAAGAAGTCTACGCAACCACAGGTCCGCGCATGCGCGTTCGCGTTTTTGCCGGATACGATTTTGAAGAAACGGACCTGCCACGTGCAGATTTTGCCGCGTATGGATATGAAAGAGGCGTTCCGATGGGGGCAGATTTGCAAGCAGACAATAACGGTCGTTCTCCACGGTTCCTCGTCCGTGCGCTGCGTGACCCCGATGGAGCCAACCTAGACCGCATTCAAATCGTCAAAGGGTGGTTAAATAGTGACGGGACAACTTCGGAACGTGTTTACGATATATCTTGCGGCGAGCGAGAACTAGTGAACGCGAAGTGTGGCGGGCCGGTTGGCGATACGGTTGACGTTGAGAGTGCTACTTGGACAAACGATATTGGTCAGGCAATTCTAGCAGGGTATTGGGAAGACCCGGATTACGATCCGGAACAAAGCTCTTTCTACTATGCCAGAGTGTTGGCAATACCAACGCCACGTTGGACAACATACGATGCAATTGTGTTCGGATCGGAGATCCCTGACGAAGCCCCGCGGTCGATACAAGAGAGGGCATACACATCGCCAATTTGGCACACACCTTAG
- a CDS encoding Hsp20/alpha crystallin family protein produces the protein MDSAIVLTAELPGLEEDDVEIEIKDRRLILRGQKNIAHDDTGDLRVSERSYGSSSRAMPLPDAVEIDKISATFDKGVLHIEMPKTEPHDPSRKIKVSSKKTVCWRDTVLENAKAEGRSWIGLLRAAD, from the coding sequence ATGGATTCTGCGATTGTCCTGACGGCTGAATTGCCTGGGCTCGAAGAGGATGATGTGGAAATTGAAATCAAGGATCGCAGGCTAATCCTGCGCGGTCAGAAGAATATTGCGCATGATGATACGGGCGATCTGCGTGTCAGCGAAAGAAGCTATGGGAGCTCTTCCAGAGCCATGCCGCTGCCAGACGCAGTGGAAATCGATAAGATTTCAGCAACATTCGACAAAGGCGTTCTGCATATCGAAATGCCGAAGACTGAGCCACACGATCCAAGCCGAAAGATCAAGGTATCGTCGAAAAAGACGGTCTGTTGGCGCGATACGGTGCTTGAAAATGCTAAAGCAGAGGGTCGATCATGGATCGGCCTTCTTCGAGCTGCGGACTGA